The following proteins are encoded in a genomic region of Corylus avellana chromosome ca4, CavTom2PMs-1.0:
- the LOC132178068 gene encoding uncharacterized protein LOC132178068: MQSTSQVIQPNNQVIQELRQSMQELKDANTQATGVAKWIGQSENEHSSKHQLYPMTQYWDNESIVDNNEEKELRSRLMAERHYMIDEDDARKSYHEHVQATTILESEEIDSWHPSGILIDVFGHRVVYDAHSSLEAKLSSVILNGDWFWRRARSEALVEIQARLHEIRFGPYDKPVWTVSRGGSYVSSETWDFLREKKVEVSWWKMVWFPNAIPKHAFILWLAVQDRLLTGDRLMKWGYKGEVKCFFCHNQIESRDHLFFECSFSYRIWKFCMHRCHENNSPIIWDEVLKLGISKWGTKTLKGLLCHLVLGSVIYNLWCTRNELKHSGHPISEEQILRKVLWEVRTRIAGKGKFSENRENLVLAAQWNLPADLFL, translated from the exons ATGCAGTCAACTAGCCAGGTCATACAACCAAATAACCAAGTAATACAAGAACTACGACAATCCAtgcaagagctcaaagatgctAACACTCAAGCTACTGGGGTGGCAAAATGGATTGGCCAAAGTGAGAATGAACACTCATCTAAACATCAACTTtacccaatgactcaatattgggacaatgagagcatagtGGATAACAATGAGGAAAAAGAGCTTCGAAGTCGATTGATGGCTGaaagacactacatgattgatgaggatgatgctaGAAaatcttatcatgagcatgtccaagccaccaccataCTTGaaagtgaggaaatt GATTCTTGGCATCCCTCTGGAATTTTAATTGATGTCTTTGGGCATAGAGTTGTCTATGATGCTCATAGTAGTTTGGAGGCTAAGTTGTCTTCTGTCATTCTTAATGGTGATTGGTTTTGGAGACGAGCCAGGTCTGAGGCTCTAGTGGAGATTCAAGCTAGGCTTCATGAGATAAGGTTTGGACCTTATGACAAACCTGTATGGACTGTTTCTAGGGGAGGTTCATATGTTAGCTCAGAAACTTGGGATTTTCTTAGAGAAAAGAAGGTAGAGGTTAGTTGGTGGAAGATGGTGTGGTTTCCAAATGCTATCCCTAagcatgctttcattttatGGCTTGCTGTACAGGACAGGCTTCTCACTGGGGATCGGTTGATGAAATGGGGATATAAAGGTGAGGTTAAGTGTTTCTTCTGTcataatcaaattgaaagcagggatcatttgttttttgagtGTAGCTTCAGTTACAGAATATGGAAGTTTTGTATGCATCGGTGCCATGAAAACAATTCTCCTATTATCTGGGATGAGGTTCTGAAGTTAGGAATCAGCAAATGGGGAACTAAAACTCTTAAAGGTCTCCTCTGCCACCTTGTGCTAGGATCTGTTATTTACAATTTGTGGTGCACTAGAAATGAATTGAAACACTCTGGTCATCCTATTTCTGAGGAACAGATTTTGAGGAAAGTTCTTTGGGAAGTGAGAACAAGAATTGCAGGGAAGGGCAAGTTTTCTGAAAACAGAGAGAATTTGGTTTTAGCTGCTCAGTGGAATTTACCTGCAGATTTATTCTTGTAA